ATTCCATTTGATGTTGTTAAAAGTAGAATCCAAAATACTGTTTCCAAACCTGGTGAAgttagaaaatataattggAGTGTACCATCAATTGTAACCATTTACAAAGAAGAGGGCTTTGCTGCCTTGTACAAGGGTTTCGTTCCAAAAGTGTTGAGACTAGGACCAGGTGGTGGTATCATGTTAGTTGTTTTCACTGCATGTATGGATTTCTTTAGAGGTGTTCACTACAAAGATTAATACCAAGGTAAAAAAGAGgggaaataataataataataataaattttgaataaaattgtaTAATTTTGTAGTATACTTATGTATTTTTAGGAAATTACTTTGAACATCCGTGAATTACGCTGTGTCGTATACTTATAAtagatttaaatatattagattattttattaaaaaaaaaaaaaaaaaaaaaaaatatacatattattttattattttcattaagaAGCACAATCATTAATTAACACCGACGCAAACACAAGCGAACAAATGTCATGCTTCAAAAGATTAATAACTTTTCCTGGTCAAGGATCTGTTGTAGATATACaatcaattaaatttaCTTCCAAGAAAATTCAGTCATATATCGTATCTTCAGATTTCAGAGATTATTGGgattatcttttaaaaaatccaaATAAACCAGGTACTATAGTTATGTTGTCACGTTTATTATATCAAGATGCCATTTCTTCAAACTTTATTAATACTGCTGATAAAACTTTGTTACTAGGCCATTCCCTAGGCGAATTGAGTTGTTTAACCTGTGGTGGGAAcgaaaatttattaaaactaaGCGATGTGTTTGAAATAGCAAATTTTAGGAATGAGTTGATGCGTAAAGAATCCCAAATCTTTTATAACACTATCAACCCTCATGCTCTGAAGAATACTGGTAATGTGTTTGAAATGAGAGCAATGTTGATAAcatcatcttttttaaagaaaaataatattaccGATTTCCTACaaactattttattaaatgaaattaagaattataataataaaagtgatAATACCGCTGCCATCTGTGTGGCTAATATCAACTCCCCACAACAGCTTGTTTTAAGCGGGGTTTCTGAAGATATAGAGAACTTTTATTCCCATAATGTTTCCATGCTACCTaggaaatataaaattttaaataatcctGATGATATACCATTTCATAATTCTAAAATATTGGCTAGAATCCAGCCACCTTTATACGATTTTATATGGAACAAATTAAGAGAGAATGGAACAAgttcaataaattatttgaatgTTCCCATAgttaacaatattaatggTGAAATAACCTACACCAAAGATGAAGCCCTAgaaaattttgttaaagGTAGCACTAATACTGTGGATTTTGTCAAATGCTGtgaaacaataaaaaaaaatatatcgaGAGATAATAGCAATGAAAACATAAGTGATTCTCTggatattataaatataggGCCTACTCAGATCATCAACAATTTATTgcttaaaaataacttaaAGTAATATAATAGTGAATAtttaacataaaaaaaaaaaaaaaaaaaaaaaaaatttcaacttttgaatatatgtgtatgtaatcaaaacaaaaacaaaaaaaaaaaaaaaaaaaaaaaaaaataggtGGCAGTAATCTCAAGATATTGGGATAAAGTTACCCACAATACAAAttggaatattataacGATCTCTTCTAATCGTAAAGCTAAAGCAGCACGGTCTTTTTCGAACACCGTTTTTAGTACGTAAGTTACAACTTGTTAAAACTGCCTTTTGTCCCTTATCAAATGCTATGGAACCATATTTTTCCCAAAAATTAACAGCACTCTCTTGGGTCATTAGTTCATAGATAGCTAATTTACCATCTCTCAAATCGTCAACGGTACAACTAACTAATGATGcaaattctttatttcCTCGATATATTTCACCGGTTCTCCGCCAAAGACAAGCAGGCATACTCATCGATGTAAATACACGTTCATAACTCAATAGCATACGTTCAAAACACTCCTCAACTAAGATCAAATCAACATCCTTTAGTCCACGTGCAATAGCCCTAAATGCTGGGCGGATTATGGATAATGGTTTTAAAATTCTACTTTTAGAACTTGtattcatatatttatccATATAACTTTGTAATCTAGCATATCCCTGTGCATAATTGTAGGGTCTTAATAAACCAGCATCCAATTTGGCATTAATCACTTGTTTTAACCTTTCTTCAGGAGACATCTCCATTGAAGGGTCTGCTGcggttaaaaaaaaattttccttTGGAGTTGTTgaattttgattatatgTACTAACATTGTGCGTAGTGGTACTCTTTGACGGAACCATTGGTTTAGAAATTATATGCGAGGGTAAAGCATTAGAAGTATtcatgttattattttccaaacCAGATATTGAATGCAAACGACTCGATATGGAAGCTGATGGAATGCTATTTAAAGTGTTATGGCTGTTTTCCATACCAACAATTGCGTTGTCAGTTTGAGCATTTAAACCGACAATATGGTTCAGATCTGCATGATCTATAAGATTAGTATTACTAACAGTACCAGTATTGTTTTCATCGGGTTGTATATTACCTAATACATCAGATTGTGCCAATAACAGAGGATTTTCTAGcattgttaaaaattcatttaatGAACTGAATTCCGATCCAACGTGTTCTGATATAAAAATGGGttgatttataaaatttaaagatttattatggttattattattattagtagtagtagtggAGGTAGCATTGGTAGGAATAGTATTTGTAGAACCTGAAATACCAATAGTTTTATGAGAATTATCCGGAATATGCAGCATTTCTTGTAGATGTGTCGGAACAGGTTGTATATTCAGATTTTGTTGTAAAGATGGTGTAGACCTGTTTTTATCCGTGAAATCCGCATTAGTAACCCTTGATGTGTGTGGTTTTATTATATCACTCATATTTGTTACAGCATCATTTTTCCTATTGCCACTTGCTGttatattttcatcatGACACAAGTGTTGTATACCCCTTTTAATACATCTTGCGCAAGGTCTCTCATCATTGCATAAAACATGAGACCTTCTGCAATAAAGACAAGCTACTCCTGTTTTTCTCTTCCTTCTTTTGTGAGCAGTATATTGTTTGTCTGTAGTTGAAGTTGCTAATTCCTGTTTTGATACGTCACCATCAtcattgataatattagtattattgattttatcTATAGTTCTCTTTTGTACTGATATTACTTCTTTATCTATTGTATCCCTCTTTTGAAAAGGATTGACTTCAGTTTCTTCTACATCAGCCATATTGTTTAatctgtatttttttttttttttttttttttttcttgtgtTCTCTATGTCTactataaaattatataccTTTGTGATAATGttcatcaaatttttttttttcttttttttttttttttttttatcttcatcttttccaaattgagaaaaactaaaaaaaaaaaaaaaaaaaaaaaattgttttataaCGAAGCATGTTTTATTACTCCTTTAgattgttttaataaatcgTTGAAATCTACTTCCAATCCATcctaaatataataaacttAACATCATAAAAACAGTTATATCAAAACTTGACATACCATTTCAAATCTTTATGTATAAATTTGttacaaataaaagtgGAACTATccataaaaattttacagGTCTGTTATCATTATGCTCAAAATATCATACCAAAAAGATATCACCACCTTCTGTCTTCAATAATAGAGTTTTATTGGGATCGATCACCTATAAAATTATCCCAGTTACAAGTGCACGTTCTTATCATGCCACAcaacaattattatttaaaaccaCTAGGGTTACCTTTAATAACAAGAAAACAGTCGATCCCAGAAcaacattattaaataaattaacacGTGAAGAGATTAAGAGCCTAAGAgatatgaaaaaagaaaaagaacaaaaatataaggATAGAACAGCAGCAAATTACTTTATAAGTGTGATGGTATTGTTTTTGGGGTTAGCATATGCAGCAGTACCATTATACAGAGCTATTTGTGCTAGAACTGGTTTTGGGGGCATACCCATCACAGACCGTCGTAAATTCACAGATGACAAAT
This Saccharomycodes ludwigii strain NBRC 1722 chromosome II, whole genome shotgun sequence DNA region includes the following protein-coding sequences:
- the MCT1 gene encoding [acyl-carrier-protein] S-malonyltransferase (similar to Saccharomyces cerevisiae YOR221C | MCT1 | Malonyl-CoA:ACP Transferase); translated protein: MSCFKRLITFPGQGSVVDIQSIKFTSKKIQSYIVSSDFRDYWDYLLKNPNKPGTIVMLSRLLYQDAISSNFINTADKTLLLGHSLGELSCLTCGGNENLLKLSDVFEIANFRNELMRKESQIFYNTINPHALKNTGNVFEMRAMLITSSFLKKNNITDFLQTILLNEIKNYNNKSDNTAAICVANINSPQQLVLSGVSEDIENFYSHNVSMLPRKYKILNNPDDIPFHNSKILARIQPPLYDFIWNKLRENGTSSINYLNVPIVNNINGEITYTKDEALENFVKGSTNTVDFVKCCETIKKNISRDNSNENISDSLDIINIGPTQIINNLLLKNNLK
- the COX11 gene encoding Cox11p (similar to Saccharomyces cerevisiae YPL132W | COX11 | Cytochrome c OXidase); its protein translation is MYKFVTNKSGTIHKNFTGLLSLCSKYHTKKISPPSVFNNRVLLGSITYKIIPVTSARSYHATQQLLFKTTRVTFNNKKTVDPRTTLLNKLTREEIKSLRDMKKEKEQKYKDRTAANYFISVMVLFLGLAYAAVPLYRAICARTGFGGIPITDRRKFTDDKLVPVASDKRIRISFTSEVSQILPWKFTPEQREVYVLPGETALAFYKAKNYSDKDIIGMATYSITPGEAAQYFNKIQCFCFEEQKLNAGEEVDMPVFFFIDPDFANDPQMRNIDDIVLHYTFFKAHYANNGAVSIHNITDNNTVDENNKVPQVIDTSKVE
- the RDS2 gene encoding gluconeogenesis transcription factor RDS2 (similar to Saccharomyces cerevisiae YPL133C | RDS2 | Regulator of Drug Sensitivity), which gives rise to MNIITKVYNFIVDIENTRKKKKKKKKYRLNNMADVEETEVNPFQKRDTIDKEVISVQKRTIDKINNTNIINDDGDVSKQELATSTTDKQYTAHKRRKRKTGVACLYCRRSHVLCNDERPCARCIKRGIQHLCHDENITASGNRKNDAVTNMSDIIKPHTSRVTNADFTDKNRSTPSLQQNLNIQPVPTHLQEMLHIPDNSHKTIGISGSTNTIPTNATSTTTTNNNNNHNKSLNFINQPIFISEHVGSEFSSLNEFLTMLENPLLLAQSDVLGNIQPDENNTGTVSNTNLIDHADLNHIVGLNAQTDNAIVGMENSHNTLNSIPSASISSRLHSISGLENNNMNTSNALPSHIISKPMVPSKSTTTHNVSTYNQNSTTPKENFFLTAADPSMEMSPEERLKQVINAKLDAGLLRPYNYAQGYARLQSYMDKYMNTSSKSRILKPLSIIRPAFRAIARGLKDVDLILVEECFERMLLSYERVFTSMSMPACLWRRTGEIYRGNKEFASLVSCTVDDLRDGKLAIYELMTQESAVNFWEKYGSIAFDKGQKAVLTSCNLRTKNGVRKRPCCFSFTIRRDRYNIPICIVGNFIPIS